A single Stutzerimonas stutzeri DNA region contains:
- a CDS encoding glycosyltransferase family 2 protein → MNTQPKNEQDLTAAWSNRREPLVTIICLAYNHAPFIRDTLDGFLRQETIFPFEVIVHDDASTDSTAAIIAEYAARYPDLIKPIYQRENQYRLGVPFSTRLFAQAQGRYIAYCEGDDYWTDPRKLQIQVDFLEGHRDYVMTYHDAFMFNSQGVVRSPHLQGRYRRDASARQLQQARPISTLTVCFRNLVKELPPELHGVEVLDICWWSLLGAHGKGKFIASIKPAAYRVHEGGIFSMRSSKQRIQMSMHAYYSLARYYQRVGDQSLYEYFMVQVFAQALASISPLSKLQALGQVFQNISVNLLRRLTPGA, encoded by the coding sequence ATGAATACCCAACCAAAAAACGAACAGGACCTGACCGCCGCCTGGAGCAACCGGCGAGAACCGCTGGTGACCATCATTTGCCTGGCCTATAACCACGCGCCTTTTATACGGGACACGCTCGATGGCTTCCTTCGCCAGGAAACCATCTTCCCGTTCGAGGTGATTGTGCACGACGACGCATCGACCGATTCCACCGCAGCGATCATCGCTGAGTACGCCGCGCGTTACCCGGATCTGATCAAGCCCATCTATCAGCGCGAGAACCAGTACCGCCTGGGCGTGCCGTTCAGCACCCGCCTGTTCGCTCAGGCGCAAGGCAGGTACATCGCCTACTGCGAAGGGGACGACTACTGGACCGACCCGCGCAAGCTGCAGATCCAGGTCGACTTCCTCGAAGGCCACCGCGATTACGTGATGACCTACCACGATGCGTTCATGTTCAACAGCCAAGGGGTGGTTCGCAGCCCGCACCTGCAAGGCCGGTATCGCCGGGACGCCAGTGCCCGCCAACTGCAGCAGGCGCGCCCGATCTCTACGCTGACGGTGTGCTTTCGCAATCTGGTCAAGGAACTGCCGCCGGAACTGCATGGCGTCGAGGTGCTGGACATCTGCTGGTGGTCGCTGCTCGGTGCCCACGGCAAGGGCAAGTTCATCGCATCGATAAAACCCGCCGCCTACCGGGTGCACGAGGGTGGGATCTTTTCGATGCGCAGCAGCAAACAACGCATCCAGATGTCCATGCACGCCTATTACAGCCTCGCTCGCTATTACCAACGCGTAGGCGATCAGTCGCTTTACGAATACTTCATGGTCCAGGTGTTCGCCCAGGCGCTGGCCTCCATTTCCCCGCTCAGCAAGCTCCAGGCACTGGGCCAGGTGTTCCAGAACATCAGCGTCAATCTGTTACGCAGACTCACCCCCGGCGCATGA
- a CDS encoding lipopolysaccharide biosynthesis protein, with protein sequence MSDRKLSMIRNTSLSYAGQAYALLVGILILPFYLGHLGAEAYGLIGFFAVLQAWLQLLDAGLSPSLVRQIAHLRGRRDDAAQRYEAGHLLRSFEIIFLPLASLTALAIHCSSDWIAQHWLQAQDLGTATLVHCISLMGLMIGLKLYATLYKSGLQGLELHAWLNGANILIATLRYFGGLLLVATVSQDPLDFFVFQTAVALFEMLVFAVKAYSLMPKPTLLSGFDWAVVKPVLPFAAGMSLTSVLWIVLTQLDKVLLSNVLLLKEYGYFSLVALISTGIMTLTNPLVQTLLPRMTMLIAQGRIADMQALYLNASRFVCSLLFPLSGVIAFHSAELIFAWTGDAQAAQWSRLVLPWYVLGSAIMAVTAFQFYLQYAYGQLRLHVWFSLISAALSIPLVIHAALEHGVYGAALAWFGLRMLTFVIWPPMVHKRFAAGLHRQWLQDLLRITAMTGLGLLIGEPVFSAIASDSRFDIFLALAVSGLICLTLVAFTSKPVVLRLYVLMTKSSA encoded by the coding sequence ATGTCCGATCGAAAGCTATCGATGATCCGCAACACCAGCCTGAGTTACGCCGGACAGGCCTACGCCCTGCTGGTCGGCATCCTCATCCTGCCCTTCTACCTCGGGCATCTGGGTGCCGAAGCCTACGGCCTGATTGGTTTCTTCGCGGTGCTGCAAGCCTGGCTTCAACTGCTGGATGCGGGCCTTTCGCCGTCGCTGGTTCGTCAGATCGCGCATTTGCGCGGGCGTCGAGACGACGCAGCGCAACGCTACGAAGCGGGACACCTGCTGCGCTCATTCGAGATCATCTTCCTGCCGTTGGCATCGCTGACGGCGCTGGCGATTCATTGCTCGAGCGACTGGATCGCCCAGCACTGGTTGCAGGCCCAGGATCTCGGCACGGCCACCCTCGTGCATTGCATCAGCCTGATGGGGCTGATGATTGGCCTGAAGCTGTACGCCACGCTTTATAAAAGCGGCTTGCAGGGGCTCGAGCTGCATGCATGGCTGAACGGCGCGAACATTCTGATCGCCACCCTGCGCTATTTCGGTGGCCTGCTGCTCGTGGCAACCGTGAGCCAGGACCCGCTGGACTTCTTTGTTTTCCAGACCGCCGTCGCGCTGTTCGAAATGCTGGTGTTCGCCGTCAAGGCCTATTCGCTGATGCCCAAGCCAACGCTGCTCAGCGGCTTCGACTGGGCGGTGGTCAAGCCGGTGTTGCCATTTGCCGCCGGCATGTCGTTGACCTCGGTGCTATGGATCGTCCTGACTCAGTTGGACAAGGTGCTGCTGTCCAATGTGCTGCTGCTCAAGGAGTACGGTTATTTCTCGCTGGTCGCCCTGATATCGACCGGCATCATGACGCTCACCAACCCGCTGGTGCAGACGTTACTGCCGCGCATGACCATGCTCATCGCCCAGGGCCGGATTGCCGACATGCAGGCGCTTTACCTGAATGCCAGCCGATTCGTCTGCAGCCTGCTGTTTCCCCTGTCCGGCGTCATCGCGTTTCACTCCGCCGAGCTGATTTTTGCCTGGACCGGCGACGCGCAAGCCGCGCAATGGAGCCGCCTGGTGCTGCCCTGGTACGTGCTCGGCAGCGCAATCATGGCGGTTACCGCGTTCCAGTTCTATCTGCAATATGCCTACGGGCAGTTGCGCCTGCACGTCTGGTTCAGCCTGATCAGCGCCGCGCTGAGCATCCCGCTGGTGATCCATGCGGCACTCGAACACGGCGTCTACGGCGCAGCGCTGGCCTGGTTCGGGCTGCGCATGCTGACCTTCGTGATCTGGCCGCCAATGGTGCACAAGCGCTTCGCCGCCGGCCTGCATCGGCAATGGCTGCAGGACTTGCTGCGCATCACGGCCATGACCGGCCTCGGCCTGCTGATCGGCGAGCCGGTGTTTTCCGCCATCGCCAGCGACAGCCGCTTCGACATCTTCCTCGCACTGGCCGTCAGCGGCTTGATCTGCCTGACGCTGGTCGCGTTCACCTCCAAACCCGTCGTATTGCGACTTTACGTGCTGATGACCAAGTCGAGTGCCTGA
- a CDS encoding DegT/DnrJ/EryC1/StrS family aminotransferase codes for MINVTQSYLGNKAKFMRYVDSIYSSGWLTNHGPLVTELEARLRDYLGVRNIILTNNGTLALQIAYRALNLTGSAITTPFSFVATTSSLQWEGIRPIFADIDKASWNMDPQAIEARIDSDTSAIVATHVFGNACDVEAIGQIADRHRLKVVYDGAHAFSVRYKERSVFSWGDISVLSFHATKLFHTIEGGAIVTNDDALAARIRLLCNFGIVDTDIIDGIGINAKLNEFAAAMGLCILDDIELILEQRAEISRRYEVQLGDWFDLQRQQPHSQRNHSYFPIALAHEQQLLRCRAALNDKGINPRRYFYPSLDTLGYLQPQPPQMQSRSLSRRVLCLPIYPGLPRHIQNTVIQTLLHESSQRSPRPAERFWPQLNVGGAVEHRFSLPDAELKNTY; via the coding sequence ATGATCAACGTCACCCAGTCGTATCTCGGTAACAAAGCCAAGTTCATGCGCTATGTGGACAGCATCTATTCGTCCGGCTGGCTGACCAATCATGGTCCGCTGGTCACCGAGCTCGAAGCCCGTCTGCGAGACTACCTGGGCGTTCGAAACATCATTCTCACCAACAACGGGACCCTGGCGTTACAGATTGCCTACCGTGCGCTGAACCTGACGGGCAGCGCCATCACCACCCCGTTCAGCTTCGTGGCGACGACCAGCTCGCTGCAGTGGGAAGGTATCCGGCCGATTTTCGCCGACATCGACAAAGCCAGCTGGAACATGGACCCGCAGGCCATAGAGGCAAGAATCGACAGCGATACCAGCGCAATCGTCGCCACCCATGTGTTCGGCAATGCCTGTGACGTGGAAGCCATCGGCCAGATCGCCGATCGGCACCGGCTCAAGGTCGTCTACGACGGCGCCCATGCATTCAGCGTCCGCTACAAGGAGCGCTCGGTTTTCAGCTGGGGCGATATCAGCGTGCTCAGCTTCCATGCGACCAAACTCTTCCACACCATCGAAGGCGGCGCCATCGTCACGAACGACGATGCGTTGGCGGCCAGGATCCGCTTGCTGTGCAATTTCGGCATCGTCGATACAGACATCATCGACGGGATCGGCATCAACGCCAAGCTCAACGAGTTCGCCGCCGCCATGGGCCTGTGCATCCTCGATGACATCGAACTCATCCTGGAGCAGCGGGCCGAGATCTCCCGGCGTTACGAAGTGCAGCTCGGCGACTGGTTCGACTTGCAGCGACAGCAACCGCATTCCCAACGCAACCACAGCTACTTCCCGATCGCACTGGCGCACGAGCAGCAACTGCTGCGCTGCCGCGCGGCGCTGAACGACAAGGGCATCAATCCCCGGCGTTATTTCTACCCCTCGCTCGACACCCTGGGCTATCTACAGCCGCAGCCGCCGCAGATGCAGTCTCGATCCCTGAGCCGCCGGGTGCTTTGCCTGCCGATCTATCCAGGCCTGCCGCGACACATCCAGAACACCGTGATCCAGACCTTGCTGCACGAATCGTCGCAACGCAGCCCTCGGCCAGCCGAGCGCTTCTGGCCCCAGCTCAACGTCGGCGGGGCGGTGGAGCACCGCTTCAGCCTGCCCGACGCCGAACTCAAGAATACCTACTGA